The genomic stretch TCGGCAATCTCTGCGACCGGATTATAAGATTATCAGACGGGCGGGTTGTGAACGCGGGGTGAAGATAGAGTTATTCCAAACTAAAAACGAGCGGGTGAACCGCTCGCTTTTTTTGGCGTTTTTCGGAGTTTATTTCTCCCACTTATCCGTCAACGCGTTGATCTGGTCGGCGAATTTGGCCAAATCTTTGTTTGACATACCCTTTTTTGCATTAATTAAAGCCGCAAGGCGTTTTCCTGCGCTGACAAGGCGGTCAAACACGGTAGAAACGGCAGCGGCGGGCTGCTTCTTATCAATTGACACCGGTTGGGCGAGATAAAGATACCGTTCGGACAGAAGGTCAAAGGTTGTACCGCTGTAAGGGGTGTCCGCATCAAGTCCCAGTGAGCGCAGCTTGTCCCTGTATTCTTCGCAAACGGTGTTATCGCCGTGGTTGACAAAGACCTTTTTCGGCGCGGGGTTATATTGTGTGATCCACTTCAGCAGTTCGTTTTCATCCGCATGTCCGCTGATGCCGGGCAGATTGACGATATCGGCTTTCACGGCGATCTCCTCGCCGAAGAGCTTTACGTTTTTTTCGCCGTCGAGCAAAATCCGCCCAAGCGTTCCGACAGCCTGATATCCGACAAAGACGATGCTGCATTCTTTTCGCCAGAGATTGTGTTTCAAATGATGCCGGATCCGGCCCGCTTCGCACATCCCACTCGCCGAGATGATGACCTTCGGTTCGGTGTCGGTATTGATCTGCCTGGAGTCATCGCTTGTGACAGTGGTTTGAAGGCCGTCAAACTTGATCGGGTCAATGCCTTTTTGATGCAATTCACGGGTCTCCTCATCAAAATACTGCGGATCGGTATTGGCGAAAATACCGGTTGCCTCGATCGCAAGAGGGCTGTCAACAATGACTCTGAAGTTCGGATAACGGGTGAGCCCTTCGGATTTGATACGCCGGATGAAATAGAGCATTTCCTGCGTTCTGCCGATGGCGAATGAGGGGATTACGACATTGCCGCCCCGTGAGAAGGTGCGGTCGATGATCTCG from Oscillospiraceae bacterium encodes the following:
- a CDS encoding MBL fold metallo-hydrolase, with amino-acid sequence MKITFIGADHEVTGSCTYLEAAGKRFLVDCGMEQGPNQFENQEIPVADGTLDFMLLTHAHIDHSGLIPLLYKNGFRGKIYCSDATAALCRIMLRDCAHIQEFEAEWRNRKAKRADDRAFEPLYTMEDAEGSLTLFETCGYRETVNIYEGIEFNLTDAGHLLGSSSIRLTLTENGMSRSIIFSGDIGNINQPLVNDPQYPAPADYVVTESTYGNRTHEPPPDYAKALAEIIDRTFSRGGNVVIPSFAIGRTQEMLYFIRRIKSEGLTRYPNFRVIVDSPLAIEATGIFANTDPQYFDEETRELHQKGIDPIKFDGLQTTVTSDDSRQINTDTEPKVIISASGMCEAGRIRHHLKHNLWRKECSIVFVGYQAVGTLGRILLDGEKNVKLFGEEIAVKADIVNLPGISGHADENELLKWITQYNPAPKKVFVNHGDNTVCEEYRDKLRSLGLDADTPYSGTTFDLLSERYLYLAQPVSIDKKQPAAAVSTVFDRLVSAGKRLAALINAKKGMSNKDLAKFADQINALTDKWEK